From a region of the Solanum stenotomum isolate F172 unplaced genomic scaffold, ASM1918654v1 scaffold12500, whole genome shotgun sequence genome:
- the LOC125849999 gene encoding histone deacetylase 14, chloroplastic-like, with translation MEYVRFIQLTEDMTLDKKMLRERIRLEVIRQQELLCVEQCLLTQNVFKQENVQIVAFAAQGRRYGRDAGSYLGTGKIDQIGSGNGEGSTLNLPLPGGSGDTAMRTVFDEVIVPCAQRFKPDIILVSAGLQFTTGTYYILASSIKQLEKDLCGGRCVFFLEGGYNLSSLSNSVADSFRAFLGDRSLASKLDDPSYLHKEPLKKVK, from the exons ATGGAATATGTAAGATTTATTCAGCTTACTGAGGACATGACGCTAGATAAGAAGATGTTGAGAGAGAGGATCAGactagaag TTATTCGCCAACA GGAATTACTTTGTGTAGAGCAATGTCTTCTCACACAAAACGTTTTCAAGCAAGAAAATGTTCAGATTGTTGCATTTGCTGCTCAAGGAAGAAGATATGGTAGGGAT GCTGGAAGTTATCTAGGGACTGGTAAGATAGATCAAATTGGTAGTGGAAATGGTGAAGGATCAACACTAAATCTCCCTTTACCTGGAGGATCAGGTGATACAGCAATGCGAACAGTTTTTGATGAAGTTATTGTACCATGTGCTCAAAGGTTCAAGCCAGATATAATCCTTGTTTCAGCTGG CTTACAGTTCACAACAGGAACATATTACATTTTAGCCTCCAGCATTAAGCAACTTGAAAAAGATTTGTGTGGGGGACGTTGCGTGTTTTTCTTAGAAGGGGGATATAATCTCAGTTCTCTGTCAAATTCAGTTGCAGATTCATTTCGTGCTTTTCTTGGGGATCGGAGCTTGGCTTCAAAGCTAGACGATCCATCCTATTTGCACAAAGAACCATTGAAGAAGGTGAAGTAG